Proteins co-encoded in one Streptomyces sp. JH34 genomic window:
- a CDS encoding TetR/AcrR family transcriptional regulator: MGRWEPNARGRLAEAALELYSERGFEQTTVAEIAGRAGLTERTYFRHYADKREVLFGGSELQDLLVGAAADAPESLAPIDVLAVGLDAVSEMFEDRRAHARKRQAVILANAELQERELIKLASLSAALAATLRRRGVPEPAASLTAEAGIAVFKVGFERWIAESEKRGMSPVMRELLDELKTVAGGGHGS; encoded by the coding sequence ATGGGTAGATGGGAGCCGAACGCGCGCGGACGCCTGGCGGAGGCGGCGTTGGAGCTCTACAGCGAACGCGGTTTCGAGCAGACCACCGTGGCGGAGATCGCCGGACGGGCCGGGCTCACCGAACGGACCTACTTCCGGCACTACGCCGACAAGCGCGAGGTTCTCTTCGGCGGCTCCGAGCTGCAGGACCTGCTGGTCGGGGCGGCCGCCGACGCTCCGGAGTCCCTGGCTCCGATCGACGTACTCGCGGTGGGCCTCGACGCGGTCTCCGAGATGTTCGAGGACCGGCGGGCGCACGCACGGAAACGTCAGGCCGTGATCCTGGCGAACGCGGAACTCCAGGAGCGCGAGCTGATCAAGCTCGCCTCGCTGTCGGCCGCGCTCGCCGCGACCCTGCGCCGGCGGGGCGTGCCGGAGCCGGCCGCGAGCCTGACCGCCGAAGCGGGGATCGCCGTTTTCAAGGTCGGCTTCGAACGCTGGATCGCGGAGTCCGAGAAACGCGGGATGTCGCCCGTGATGCGGGAGCTGCTGGACGAACTCAAGACCGTGGCCGGGGGCGGACACGGCTCGTAG
- a CDS encoding IclR family transcriptional regulator C-terminal domain-containing protein yields the protein MGDREGHAPMNSVQQAFRLLDVVAAHEGGASAERLALEAELPLDEALRVLRALTKDGYLRRIEDGGFVLGDGLGADLGGDHAGLDLLNRVRPALVSLRDDLSAAAYLTFYEEGEIRIAEIVDGPQTPRVDLWVGFEDAGHATALGKCVLRELDDDARAEYLSRHTLADLTPRTITHREELVRQLESSFPAPAVMDREEYDLGTTCIAVPVYQGATIGSLGVSFRADRMYRTSQVRASLLSSADRVTRGLSLGS from the coding sequence ATGGGTGACCGAGAGGGCCACGCGCCCATGAACTCTGTCCAGCAGGCGTTCCGCCTGTTGGACGTCGTCGCGGCGCACGAGGGGGGCGCGTCGGCGGAGCGACTGGCGCTGGAGGCCGAACTGCCTCTTGACGAGGCCCTTCGAGTGCTACGGGCCCTCACGAAGGACGGCTATCTCCGCAGGATCGAGGACGGCGGTTTCGTGCTGGGCGACGGCCTGGGCGCGGACCTGGGCGGCGACCACGCCGGGCTGGACCTCCTGAACCGGGTCCGCCCCGCCCTCGTCTCACTCCGGGACGACCTGTCGGCCGCCGCCTACCTCACCTTCTACGAGGAGGGCGAGATCAGGATCGCAGAGATCGTCGACGGCCCGCAGACGCCCCGGGTCGACCTCTGGGTGGGATTCGAGGACGCGGGGCACGCCACGGCGCTCGGCAAGTGCGTCCTGCGTGAGCTGGACGACGACGCCCGGGCCGAGTACCTCTCACGGCACACCCTCGCCGATCTCACTCCCCGCACGATCACGCACCGGGAGGAGCTGGTCCGGCAACTCGAATCGTCGTTCCCGGCGCCCGCGGTGATGGACCGCGAGGAGTACGACCTCGGCACGACGTGCATCGCGGTGCCCGTGTACCAGGGCGCCACGATCGGGTCGCTCGGCGTCTCGTTCCGGGCGGACCGGATGTACCGGACCAGTCAGGTCCGCGCAAGCCTGCTGTCGTCGGCGGACCGTGTGACCAGGGGCCTCTCGCTCGGCAGCTGA